The DNA segment ACGGCAACACGTACAGCGTCGTCTGCCACGGTGATCTCGGAGGAAACAGATCCTGCGGCGTTGGTCCGCCATCATGCACCACAAGCAGAGGCGCATCCTCCGTTGCCCTGGGCAGTTCGACCGGAGACAACCGACGGATCTGCACCAAAGGGGACGGCCTTCCGACCGGTTGCCCGCTTGCCGCCCTCGACAAGACATGCCACGCCGTCGGCCGCCCCGTGGCCACGACCATCCATGCCCCCACGGCCATCGCCCGCATGGCGACCTGCCGCGCGAGGTACAACCCTCCGAGCACGACGATGCGGGTGGGCGTCGACCGCAACACCGAAATGGTCAACGGCTCACCCTGCAAACCCGACCCCAACACGACCCCGCCGCGGTCACCCGATGGGCTGATCGCGTCCAACAGAGCCGGATCAACCGTGAACTCTGGGGCGACCCCGGACGTTGTGTGCGTGCCGTGCACCCGTGAGGTCACGCCGAACCTCCCAACGGCAATGTCGCGGCGAACCCCGCCGCCTGCATGCCTTGTAGCGGCGTCAGCGCGACGCCCAAACGGTCGGATATGGCGGTCAAGCGACGGTCCGCGATGTCGAGTTCATGTGGAGTGCGTGCGCTGAGCCTGACAACTCCGCGCAACCCAATTCGTTGATCTTCCTCAGAAGGGGAGATCGACATCGCCACCGTTGCCGAAAGCGCCCTGACACTCGTCAACACGTTCAGGCTGCTGGCGATCTCGCCTTTCGGCCATTCGGTGATTGCATAGCTGGCGTGACCGATTCCAGCCGCCGTGACGCCTGTCCACCGTTCCCGCAGGCCCACTCGGGAGGGCGAACCGGCGACCCGCGTCAGTTCGGCCGCAGAAGTACCGGCACGCAGCAGTTCGTCCGGTCCGAGCGGACGTGTCGCTACTCCACGGGATTCGAGGGCATTGCGTACTCGCGACATGGCTCCCAGCAGAGCACGGTGCGCACCGACCACGCCGCCACCACGCTCGCGGACCGCCGCCGCGCAGCGGCGTGGATCAAGCTTGATGGTCACCCACGTGGTTCGACGGGCCGCCGCCGGAAGAGGCCCAAGCACCTCCAGGTAGGAACTGAGCGCGGGCGAGTCGGTCGGTAGTGCCGCACTTCCCGGGTAGCAGTGCCAGATCATTTGAATGGAATCCAGTACCACGCCGCGATCCTCAAGACATGGCGCCAAGGCCGAGAGTGGCAGACTCGGTGCTCCGCCTGCTTGGGTAACCAGCGCTGGCATCGGTTCGACCAGCAACACCGCCGTCCACGTTCCATCGTGCCAGGACAGACCTACCGTCTGGTGCTCGTGATCGATTCCCTGTGCCACCACGAGGTCCGGGACGACAAGCCGCAGCAGCCTGACCCGCGCGTCGTCAGGGCCGATGACGTCGTTGTCGCGGTCCTCCGACGCGAGCGTTTCCAGCTTTGCCGGCGCAGGTGGAGTAGCGACCCGCTGGTGAGGCCGGAACGTGTACCGCGCCGTCAGGCCGGCCCACTGCGTGAACCACTGCCCGCCCCAGCGGAGAAAGGCAAGGACCACCGCGGCGGCGGCAATACCGATCGACACATACAGCAGCGAGTTGTTGATCGAGAGGAGAAGGAGACCAATCGCGAGACCGACCTCCAGCACGACGACATTCGCCACGGGCAACGGCCCGAGTTGCGTCCCGGGCAACCGTCGCCGAGCCGGTGGCGCGATCCGCGACGAGCCTCCGGACGGTGACCCACCGCCGGGGCGGAGTGGTCGGCTACCGGGTGGGCCGCCCGGACCTCTCGGGCTGTTCGGCCCGCCTCCGCGCGGCCCCTGAGGGTGTCGTGGCGGCACTGGAGGACGTCCGGGTGGAGGGCCCGTCGGACATGGAGGAGTGGTGACCGACATTCGCTCGTTCTCTTCCCCTTGATTTGCAAACGACGCTGAAATCCGGTCCTGAGAGCTGATCATTGATCGGAGTTGCCGGAAACCCAACACCGGACCGGTTCCCGCGCGGTTATCCTGCGAAACCGTACCGCGACGGAGAGAGCTGTAGGTCGAGAATGCCTTCAACACCGACAACGAAGTCACAAGTCCAGGCGTACCGGTTCGTATTGCGGCGCATGCAGTCCGCGCTTGTTCGCAAGGACGCGGTGATGTTGCACGACCCTATGCGAACGCATTCGAGGGCAACGATTGTCGGAGCTGTGCTGAGTGCACTGACCATGCTCGGTTTCGTCGTATTCGGTTTGTTCAAGCCCGCGCCAAAAGCACCCGATTCGGGGATTGTCATCGGCGAAGAGTCAGGGGCTATCTACGTTGTGTCGGGAAATCCCAAAAAGCTGGTCCCGACGTTCAACCTCGCTTCCGCCCGGCTGATGCTGATGGCGCAACAGCAGGCGGCCGGAGCCGGGGGGAAC comes from the Prauserella marina genome and includes:
- the eccE gene encoding type VII secretion protein EccE, with protein sequence MANVVVLEVGLAIGLLLLSINNSLLYVSIGIAAAAVVLAFLRWGGQWFTQWAGLTARYTFRPHQRVATPPAPAKLETLASEDRDNDVIGPDDARVRLLRLVVPDLVVAQGIDHEHQTVGLSWHDGTWTAVLLVEPMPALVTQAGGAPSLPLSALAPCLEDRGVVLDSIQMIWHCYPGSAALPTDSPALSSYLEVLGPLPAAARRTTWVTIKLDPRRCAAAVRERGGGVVGAHRALLGAMSRVRNALESRGVATRPLGPDELLRAGTSAAELTRVAGSPSRVGLRERWTGVTAAGIGHASYAITEWPKGEIASSLNVLTSVRALSATVAMSISPSEEDQRIGLRGVVRLSARTPHELDIADRRLTAISDRLGVALTPLQGMQAAGFAATLPLGGSA